The Chryseolinea soli nucleotide sequence GACAGCAACAAAAACCGGCGAGGTAGCCAAGAAAACCACGGCAACAAAAGCAACTGCCGTTAAAAAAACTGCGCCAAAGAAAGTGGCCGCAAAGAAAACCGCTGCCAAGAAAACGGCCGCGAAAAAGACAGCCACCAAAAAAGCTGCTCCCAAAAAGAAGAAATAATCTTTCCATTCGAAGTTAAGCAAAGAAAGCCAGCGCTTTCTTTGCCTTGACTTTGCATCCGCTGCCGATTCCGTAAAAACGTGAATCGCGGTTCAGATCCACCGTACAAAATCGTATTTTCGTCCTCATCCATTTTTTTATTTATGAAAAAGAAATTGGTCGTGCTTAGCGGTGCTGGCATCAGCGCCGAGAGCGGCATACCCACCTTTCGCGATTCGGATGGCCTATGGGAAGGCCACAATGTGATGGACGTAGCCACGCCCGAGGGATGGCGCAAAAATCCTGCCCTGGTGCTGGACTTCTACAACCAACGCCGCAAGCGTGCCCTGGAAGTGCAACCCAACCGCGGTCACGAGATACTGGCTGAGTTGGAAAATTATTTCGACGTCACCGTGGTGACCCAGAATGTCGACGATTTGCACGAGCGCGCCGGCTCTTCGCATGTGATCCATCTTCACGGCAGCTTATTTGAATCGCGCAGCACCCGGGACGAAACGTTGGTCTATCCCATCAAAGGTTGGGAGCTCAACCTAGGTGACGTCTGCGCCAAAGGCTCCCAACTCCGCCCCAACATCGTGTGGTTTGGCGAGATGGTGCCCCTCATGGAAGTGGCTGCGGATCACGCCGCGAATGCCGATTTCTTTGTGGTGGTGGGCACGTCGATGGTGGTGTATCCGGCTGCAGGCCTGATCAGTTATGTCCCACACGATGCATTGAAGTTTGTGGTGGACCCCAAGCTTCCGGAAATGGGTCAGATCCCCAGCCTGCATATGATCGCCGAAAAAGCGAGCACGGGCATGGAAAAAGTGAAGCAAGCGTTGATGGGGTTGAGCTGAGCGGAAAGCATCCCGTTTTAATTTTACAGGAAGGGATGGTAGATTCGGGGAAACTTAGGTCAAATTTTTCAACACGATGAACTATGGTATTAGCATTCGACATCGGTAATTCCGACATCACGATAGGGGTGTACAAGGACAACGCCTGGAAGCATACATGGCGCGTGCCCTCGCAAGCCGAACTGCCCGAAATGTTCTACGCGATGAAAGTACGCGAATATTTTCTGGAGGACAGGATCGCGTTAGACGAAGTGAGTCGCGTGGTGATCAGCAGCGTGGTGCCCGATCTAACAGGGAAGCTGGTGCATGCAGCCCGGACGTTGTTTGAAAAAGATCCCCTCGTGCTGGGACCGGCGGTGTACGAAAAGTTATCCATAAAGGTATTACGGCCTTACGAGATCGGTTCCGATTTGGTGTGCAACGCTTTTGCGGCCTATACTTTCTTTCAGCGCAGTTGTGTGGTGGTTGATTTTGGAACGGCGCTGACCTTCACCACGCTGTCGCAGGACGGGGAAATACTGGGCGTTTCGATAGCGCCGGGGTTGAAGACGGCGATCAAGTCGCTGTCACAAAATACGGCAAAGTTGTTCGATGTCCCCTTGGTCATGCCGGCGTCGGTCCTGGGGAGAGGCACCGTGCACGCTATTCAGGCGGGCGTGTTGGTGGGCTATGAAGGCATGGTAAAACATATGCTGCACCGGATACGCGTTGAGTTGAATGACGATAGTCTGAAATCTGTTGCTACGGGCGGGTTGTCGTCCATTATTCCTTCGTTGAAAGAAACATTTGATCACATCGATCCGAACCTTACCCTAAATGGGTTGAGGTTGATCGGAGAGGTGTTTGCGAAAAAATAGAAGTCTTAATACCACCGCATCTTCCGCTTGTACTTCAACAGGGCTCCTGTTAGCGTAGCAAATCCACCGACCAGTCCACCGATCAGGGCGGTCACCGACATCAGGATAAATTTGTTTTTAACCATGAGGATGGTGGCCACGCGCGTGGAGAGGTCTGACACGGTGTGCGCATCGGCCCACCAGGCCTTTAAAAACCACAACACCGCGATGGCCAGGAATCCCGCGAGGAAATTTGCGTTCGACTTGAAAAAATATCCCATGGCCAATGCCACCACGGCCAGGCTATACCAGGGCAGGAACCACTGGGCGATAAACGCGGAGACCAAAATCGCGAAGAATTGTATAACGAATTTCATAGACGACTACGGATGGAGTTGGGTTGAGTGTTGAATTTTGGGATCGTGCGCATCGCGCAAGAAGGGGATCTGGAAATATTGACCATCTACCCAAGGTTGAAGCAGATCCACATAGTGTGCGCTGCCCAGGTTGCCCGATTGGCCGCCGGGATAAACGGCCCACATCTTGACGCCGGACTTCTCCAGGCTCACGATCATGCGCCAGGATGGGCCGTGCGTGCGCGAGTGTGCATTCACAATGTCGCGGTTGCCGCCGGCCTTCACATACACACGCAAGGGCTCCAGGCGCGTCAGGTGCCCCATATAGCCATCTTTATATTCGCCCCACGATGCTGTGGATTGTGCATGGTCCTTCTTCCACTTCTCCATCGAAGCGACGCTTTGTGAAAACGCTTTGCGTATCACTTCGGTCGCCGTTTCTTTTTCGGGCGTATTCACGATATCGAAAAAAGAGAACGTGGGGTTCTCCTTCAGCAGGTAGATCGTGTTGAAGGTGGTGGGGTTTTCGAGGGTCTGGCCCGCCATCTCATCCCAGATCAACGGCATCAGGCTGTTCCACCAGGCTTCGTAATACGAGGCGCCTTCGGAAGCCTTGTCATTGTAGCGATTCCAGGAGGCCAGTATTTGCCGGGCTTTTTGTTCTGCCGGCGTGAGCGATGCCGAATCCAGGGCCTTGAGAAAATAGGGGAGGCTCTCTTCGGCTTTCAGATTGAAATTGTCGGTTTGCAATTTCATCATGTCTTCGGGGCGAACGTGGTCCAGGCCGGCGAGGGTTTGATTGATGCGGCGGTTGCGATAGGCCTCGAAACTTGAAGCGGTGATGTAGTAGGGGTATGTACCATCCACCGGGTATTGATTGGCAGAACTCACAAATCCTCGCGCCGGATTTTTATCCATGATGTTTTGATCGTTGGGAATAAAGGCCTGCCATCCGTTGGAGCTTTTGCTTCCGTCGAGCAAAAACTTTCCTTCCTGCTGACGGCGTACGGGGAATTTTCCCTGGATGCGCATGGCGATGTCGCCGGCCACAGAGGCGAAAACAAAATTTTGCGCCGGCGATTCATAGCGATCCAACGCCTCCATGTAGTCGCCGTGATTTTTGGCGCGGTTGAGTTTATAAAATGCGAGGAATTCGTTTGAAGGATCGTGCGAGATCCAGCGGAAGGCATAATATTTTGGATTGCTTTGATCGCCGAACGTGTCGTCGTAGGTCACCGGCCCCCAGTGGGTATAAAGAACCGTATCATAGTAAGCCGGTCCGTCTTTCACCAGGAATTTCTCCACCGTTTTCTTCGTGTCCACCCACTGGCCATCGAGCAGGTATTTGTCATGCGTGTTGTCCTGGAAAGAAACCTGATACCAATCCACCAGGTCGCGTTGCGCATTGGTCACGCCCCACGCGATGGAATCGGTGCAGCCGATAATAATGCCCGGTGCACCCGGAAGGGATGCTCCCATGGTGTTGACGTCCGGGGCGTGAAGCTGAAGTGCATACCACAGCGACGGGAGATTCAATCCGAGGTGAGGATCGCTGCAAAGCAGGGGAGAGCCCGTGGCAGTTTTGCTGCCGCTCACGGCCCAGTTGTTGCTGCCGGTGGTGGGATCGGAGCTAGGGAGTTTTTTAACTTTGATCGGTTCGACCGTGAGTTTTTTGAGTTGGATCAGTTCGTCGGGAAGTGCCAGTGGCACGGTGTCGTTGAGCGTTACCGGTTTGAATTTCCAGCTGTTGGGTTTGTCTACGATCGGGTCGCTCACGGGCTCACGGTCGGGGTAGAGTGCCTGCAGCACGTCGAAGCCGAACATTTTCAGCGCGTTGGTCATTTCCATGTCCTTGTCGCGCATGTTCAGGGTCTGGGCCATGCTTTTGAGGAGCAGGGCGCATTTGAGCAGCGTCCAGGGCTCGGGTTTGTAATGCAGGAGTTTGTATTCAAAGGGCAGGGTCTTGTAGTCGAGCGTCTGGATATAGGCGTTGACGC carries:
- a CDS encoding penicillin acylase family protein: MRVFKFFLCLAITAGLVYVLDRPWNIKNAPVPPVGRFLDPFQGFWANLEASGPQIPDAMPIPGLHDKVTVLFDSLAMPHIFAQNEEDLYLAQGYITAHDRLWQMEFQTHAAAGRLTEIIGRGTGDAVLNYDRGQRRLGLVFGAEQALKSLESDPVTHKMVEKYTEGVNAYIQTLDYKTLPFEYKLLHYKPEPWTLLKCALLLKSMAQTLNMRDKDMEMTNALKMFGFDVLQALYPDREPVSDPIVDKPNSWKFKPVTLNDTVPLALPDELIQLKKLTVEPIKVKKLPSSDPTTGSNNWAVSGSKTATGSPLLCSDPHLGLNLPSLWYALQLHAPDVNTMGASLPGAPGIIIGCTDSIAWGVTNAQRDLVDWYQVSFQDNTHDKYLLDGQWVDTKKTVEKFLVKDGPAYYDTVLYTHWGPVTYDDTFGDQSNPKYYAFRWISHDPSNEFLAFYKLNRAKNHGDYMEALDRYESPAQNFVFASVAGDIAMRIQGKFPVRRQQEGKFLLDGSKSSNGWQAFIPNDQNIMDKNPARGFVSSANQYPVDGTYPYYITASSFEAYRNRRINQTLAGLDHVRPEDMMKLQTDNFNLKAEESLPYFLKALDSASLTPAEQKARQILASWNRYNDKASEGASYYEAWWNSLMPLIWDEMAGQTLENPTTFNTIYLLKENPTFSFFDIVNTPEKETATEVIRKAFSQSVASMEKWKKDHAQSTASWGEYKDGYMGHLTRLEPLRVYVKAGGNRDIVNAHSRTHGPSWRMIVSLEKSGVKMWAVYPGGQSGNLGSAHYVDLLQPWVDGQYFQIPFLRDAHDPKIQHSTQLHP
- a CDS encoding type III pantothenate kinase; translation: MVLAFDIGNSDITIGVYKDNAWKHTWRVPSQAELPEMFYAMKVREYFLEDRIALDEVSRVVISSVVPDLTGKLVHAARTLFEKDPLVLGPAVYEKLSIKVLRPYEIGSDLVCNAFAAYTFFQRSCVVVDFGTALTFTTLSQDGEILGVSIAPGLKTAIKSLSQNTAKLFDVPLVMPASVLGRGTVHAIQAGVLVGYEGMVKHMLHRIRVELNDDSLKSVATGGLSSIIPSLKETFDHIDPNLTLNGLRLIGEVFAKK
- a CDS encoding SIR2 family NAD-dependent protein deacylase, whose protein sequence is MKKKLVVLSGAGISAESGIPTFRDSDGLWEGHNVMDVATPEGWRKNPALVLDFYNQRRKRALEVQPNRGHEILAELENYFDVTVVTQNVDDLHERAGSSHVIHLHGSLFESRSTRDETLVYPIKGWELNLGDVCAKGSQLRPNIVWFGEMVPLMEVAADHAANADFFVVVGTSMVVYPAAGLISYVPHDALKFVVDPKLPEMGQIPSLHMIAEKASTGMEKVKQALMGLS